A window of Metabacillus sp. B2-18 contains these coding sequences:
- a CDS encoding urea amidolyase associated protein UAAP1 encodes MNSIWNKTIPAGGKWSGTIGKGKLVKFTALGKGANLSTIMYHANQLTERYNMPDTLKAQHTSHLTKGHMLMSDNGRVLTSIVEDSLGWHDSISGYTSRKETDEKYGITTYQELRNNWLRSGEENFAVELVRNGLGVRDLVPVLNLFSKVFCDENGDMHYVEDHCKEGATVTLRTEMDTLFIFSNTPNPLDLRNEYPSVPIQIEVFDAEPVKDDDVCVNFRPENRRAFENTWEYHTLLSDSKSVVLK; translated from the coding sequence ATAAATAGCATTTGGAATAAAACAATCCCAGCAGGTGGGAAATGGTCAGGAACAATTGGAAAAGGGAAACTTGTAAAATTTACAGCTTTAGGTAAGGGGGCAAATCTTTCAACAATCATGTATCATGCAAATCAGTTAACAGAGCGTTATAACATGCCGGATACGTTAAAAGCTCAACATACTTCTCACCTAACAAAAGGTCATATGCTAATGAGTGATAACGGGCGGGTGTTAACGAGTATAGTGGAAGATAGTCTAGGCTGGCATGACAGTATTTCAGGATATACGTCACGTAAGGAAACAGATGAGAAATACGGGATCACAACCTATCAAGAGCTTAGGAATAATTGGCTAAGAAGCGGTGAAGAAAATTTTGCTGTAGAGCTTGTTAGAAATGGATTAGGTGTACGTGATTTAGTTCCGGTATTAAACCTATTTTCAAAGGTATTTTGTGATGAAAATGGCGATATGCACTATGTCGAGGACCATTGCAAAGAAGGAGCAACTGTTACATTAAGAACTGAGATGGATACATTATTCATTTTCTCGAATACACCAAATCCATTAGATCTTCGTAACGAATATCCTTCAGTACCAATTCAAATAGAAGTATTCGATGCAGAGCCAGTTAAAGATGATGATGTGTGTGTGAACTTCCGTCCGGAAAACAGAAGAGCTTTTGAAAATACATGGGAATACCACACACTACTTAGTGATTCAAAATCAGTTGTACTGAAATAA
- a CDS encoding ABC transporter ATP-binding protein: protein MLNAVKQAEPLLQSELEISIKGLSKVYQTKAGSFQALEDVSMYVKNEEFVSILGPSGCGKSTILRILAGLEDSTSGSVKVSDQEVVGPSVNRGMVFQSYTLFPWLNVRDNIEFGLKLKGMGSKERKEISDRYLELVGLERFANSYGKELSGGMKQRVAIARSLANNPEVLLMDEPFGALDAQTKQSMQQLLLDIWKKEKTTIVFITHDIDEAIFLSQRIYVMQARPGKIIEEIDADLHLFKEGELVEVDQFMKLKKHIVSLLKH from the coding sequence ATGTTAAATGCAGTAAAACAAGCAGAGCCACTTCTACAATCGGAATTAGAGATTAGTATAAAAGGACTATCAAAGGTGTATCAAACAAAAGCAGGAAGCTTCCAAGCACTAGAAGATGTGTCAATGTATGTGAAAAATGAGGAGTTTGTTTCCATACTAGGTCCTTCTGGTTGTGGTAAATCTACAATTCTACGGATATTAGCAGGATTAGAAGATTCTACGAGTGGAAGTGTAAAGGTTTCAGATCAAGAAGTAGTAGGACCTAGCGTAAACAGAGGGATGGTGTTTCAATCTTATACACTATTTCCATGGTTAAATGTTCGCGACAATATTGAATTTGGCCTAAAACTAAAGGGAATGGGTTCAAAAGAACGAAAGGAAATCTCTGATCGATATTTAGAATTAGTAGGTCTTGAACGGTTTGCTAATTCATATGGAAAAGAGCTCTCGGGAGGTATGAAGCAAAGGGTGGCAATTGCTAGATCATTGGCTAATAATCCAGAGGTTTTGTTAATGGATGAGCCGTTTGGTGCGCTCGACGCACAAACAAAGCAATCAATGCAGCAGTTATTACTTGATATTTGGAAAAAGGAAAAGACTACTATTGTTTTTATTACACATGATATTGATGAGGCTATTTTTTTATCGCAACGAATTTATGTGATGCAAGCAAGACCAGGGAAAATTATCGAGGAAATTGATGCAGACCTACACCTGTTTAAAGAGGGTGAATTAGTGGAAGTGGATCAATTTATGAAGCTGAAGAAGCATATTGTCTCGTTATTAAAGCATTAA
- a CDS encoding urea amidolyase associated protein UAAP2 — translation MAVLNYTESSRKVEEAIYDKVIPSGEGWMHELEPGQVLRIVDLEGNQAADTLFYHAEDPEDHYSAVATMLGQKNIYLSTGTVLRSESNKELLKIVADTCGRHDTLGGACSAQSNTVRYAHDTLPMHNCRDTFMLQLSKFDERYTKRDLAPNINFFMNVPVTPDGGLTFADGVSAPGRYVEVQSIVKTIALISNCPQLNNPCNAYNPTPIRVLIWDK, via the coding sequence ATGGCGGTTTTAAATTATACAGAAAGCTCACGAAAAGTAGAAGAAGCAATTTATGATAAAGTGATTCCTTCTGGAGAAGGCTGGATGCATGAGCTAGAGCCTGGTCAGGTTTTAAGAATAGTAGATTTAGAGGGAAATCAAGCAGCGGATACCCTGTTCTATCATGCTGAAGACCCAGAAGATCATTACAGTGCAGTCGCGACGATGCTAGGTCAAAAAAATATTTATTTATCAACAGGAACAGTTTTACGTTCTGAATCAAATAAAGAGCTTCTTAAAATTGTGGCGGATACTTGTGGGCGTCATGATACATTGGGAGGAGCTTGTTCAGCACAAAGCAATACAGTGCGATATGCACATGATACATTGCCGATGCATAATTGCCGAGATACGTTTATGCTTCAGCTATCTAAGTTTGATGAAAGATATACGAAGCGTGATCTAGCACCTAATATTAACTTCTTCATGAATGTACCAGTAACACCTGATGGCGGTCTAACATTCGCAGACGGTGTATCAGCACCTGGTCGTTATGTTGAGGTGCAATCAATTGTTAAGACTATTGCTCTAATTAGTAATTGCCCTCAACTAAACAATCCATGTAATGCGTATAACCCTACACCAATACGTGTGTTAATTTGGGATAAATAA
- a CDS encoding ABC transporter permease has product METAKKKGHLRTLFRIHEEIPKSWYLVGIGSAFIGLFLFWYLLSIMGVVKEVFLPSPFVVVESLFTSLANSDFWNQIGISVYRVFMGFLLACLIGIPLGIFAGTFKIAESIVVPMSEFIRYMPAAAFIPLIMVWAGIGETAKILVIFIGCFFQLLLMVAEDTSRVNKDLLSASYTLGAKRGQVISRVIIPAILPKLMVTMRLIMGWAWTYLVVAELVAANSGLGYTIMKAQRFLDTELIFVGIIVIGLLGLVIDRCFALLTKKLFPWAEGGQ; this is encoded by the coding sequence ATGGAGACTGCAAAAAAGAAAGGTCACTTGAGAACATTATTTCGAATTCATGAGGAAATTCCAAAGTCTTGGTATTTAGTCGGAATAGGATCGGCATTTATAGGACTTTTTCTATTCTGGTATCTATTGAGCATTATGGGAGTTGTAAAGGAAGTGTTTCTACCTTCACCATTTGTCGTGGTTGAATCGCTCTTTACGTCCCTTGCTAATTCTGATTTTTGGAACCAAATAGGCATTAGTGTTTACCGTGTTTTTATGGGATTTTTATTAGCTTGTCTCATTGGCATTCCACTAGGAATTTTTGCTGGGACGTTTAAAATCGCGGAATCGATTGTTGTACCTATGTCTGAATTTATCCGGTATATGCCGGCAGCAGCATTTATTCCACTTATTATGGTATGGGCTGGGATCGGTGAAACTGCTAAGATTCTTGTTATTTTTATAGGATGTTTCTTTCAGTTGTTGCTAATGGTAGCGGAGGACACTAGCAGAGTGAATAAAGATTTGTTATCTGCATCTTACACATTAGGAGCAAAACGAGGTCAAGTCATTTCGAGAGTAATCATACCAGCGATTTTACCAAAGTTAATGGTAACCATGCGTCTTATTATGGGATGGGCTTGGACGTATTTAGTTGTAGCAGAGCTTGTAGCAGCAAACAGTGGCCTTGGTTATACGATTATGAAGGCACAACGTTTTTTAGATACTGAGTTAATTTTTGTTGGAATCATTGTAATTGGTTTATTAGGTTTAGTTATCGATCGCTGCTTTGCACTTTTAACGAAAAAATTATTCCCTTGGGCAGAAGGAGGTCAATAG
- a CDS encoding ABC transporter substrate-binding protein, giving the protein MKKPFNILLSLLFVFLLAACGNSSEEASGDSSKSEPIKIGFSALPSWYLWHLVEEKGFFEKHGVDVELVYFPVYADSLSALNTGEIDGNSQALIDTIAPLENGIELKSIFITDNSNGGDGLVATKDIQSVEDLKGKKVGTEIGTIEHFFMLTALEQAGLKESDVNFTNLTVQDAGTTFIAGNLDAAGLWEPFLSTAETEGNGHKLITSAEFPGLIADLFVARKEIAENRQEDLEKITAAWFEAVNYYSENEEESLEIIAEAAGITVDELAIGMEGFDLFTPEQNLASFEKSDSYKSIEYTAEENAKFLQKLEFIKEIPDMTLLLDSSFIENSHE; this is encoded by the coding sequence ATGAAGAAACCATTTAACATACTTTTGTCATTATTGTTTGTCTTTTTATTAGCAGCTTGTGGAAATTCTAGTGAAGAGGCAAGTGGAGATAGCTCTAAAAGTGAACCAATAAAAATTGGGTTCAGTGCATTACCTAGCTGGTACTTATGGCATCTAGTCGAAGAAAAAGGATTCTTTGAAAAACATGGTGTTGATGTTGAATTAGTTTATTTTCCGGTTTATGCTGATTCCTTATCTGCCTTAAACACTGGAGAAATTGATGGAAACAGCCAAGCGCTAATTGACACAATTGCCCCACTTGAAAACGGTATTGAACTTAAATCGATTTTCATAACAGATAACTCAAACGGTGGAGATGGCCTAGTAGCAACAAAGGATATTCAATCTGTTGAAGATTTAAAAGGTAAGAAAGTTGGAACAGAAATTGGTACGATTGAGCATTTCTTTATGTTAACAGCACTTGAACAGGCTGGCTTAAAGGAATCTGATGTGAATTTTACTAACCTTACTGTTCAAGATGCAGGGACAACATTTATTGCTGGAAATTTAGATGCAGCTGGATTATGGGAGCCATTCCTTAGTACTGCTGAAACAGAAGGAAATGGACATAAATTAATAACCTCAGCAGAATTCCCGGGTCTTATTGCAGATCTCTTTGTAGCTCGCAAGGAAATCGCAGAAAACCGTCAAGAAGATCTTGAAAAAATAACGGCTGCTTGGTTTGAAGCAGTGAACTATTATTCAGAAAATGAAGAAGAATCGCTTGAGATTATTGCTGAAGCTGCCGGTATTACGGTTGATGAACTTGCTATTGGAATGGAAGGGTTTGACTTATTCACACCTGAGCAAAACCTTGCTTCTTTTGAAAAATCAGACAGCTATAAATCTATTGAATATACGGCCGAGGAAAATGCAAAATTTCTTCAAAAATTAGAGTTTATAAAAGAAATTCCAGATATGACATTATTACTTGACTCTAGTTTTATTGAAAATAGTCATGAGTAG
- a CDS encoding APC family permease — translation MTQTTEFKKSLNLFGVVFLGLAWMTPMIFFTVYGVAFEAAGGMLAAAYVVAFIAIFFTAYSYSRMVKAYPISGSAYTYTKKAINPKMGFLVGWALLLDYIVSPIIACLTFGLFLNAQFPSIPVYVWIVLLNVILAFVNIIGIKSVARVSGFSVIFQIIFIIFFCAFVTKDILVGGDGSGLFSFQPFFSSDFSVSTIFSGAALICFCFLGFDAVTTMAEETVNPRKTIPKAIFLIVIIAAVLYISISYLTQLAYPNFMFENVDTASFELIQMVGGNLLSALFTTVLIVATFTQGVSSVTSVTRFLFALGRESILPNKVFGYLHPKYKTPVINIIFVTIISFFSIAIDLDTAVTFVSFGALTAFTFVNLSVISHYYVKSKMRSAKQTFLYLIFPFVGACFIGWLLTLLEAQTLLIGIAWIVMGFIYIGIRTSMFKKPISTLKEGKVAIENR, via the coding sequence ATGACACAAACAACTGAATTCAAAAAATCTCTAAATTTATTTGGTGTTGTTTTCCTTGGACTTGCCTGGATGACACCAATGATCTTTTTTACAGTGTACGGTGTTGCGTTTGAAGCAGCGGGTGGAATGCTTGCTGCTGCTTATGTTGTAGCATTTATAGCGATTTTTTTTACAGCTTATAGCTATAGCAGAATGGTAAAGGCTTATCCGATTTCTGGCTCAGCCTATACCTATACGAAGAAAGCAATCAATCCAAAGATGGGGTTTCTTGTTGGCTGGGCTCTTTTGCTTGATTATATTGTTTCACCAATTATTGCTTGTTTAACATTTGGCCTATTCTTAAATGCTCAGTTTCCGAGTATACCAGTTTATGTATGGATTGTCTTGTTAAATGTCATTTTGGCATTTGTGAATATTATTGGGATTAAATCAGTAGCAAGAGTAAGTGGGTTTTCTGTTATTTTTCAGATCATCTTTATTATCTTTTTTTGTGCCTTTGTAACAAAGGATATACTTGTTGGCGGAGACGGATCAGGTTTATTTTCTTTTCAACCGTTCTTTTCCAGTGACTTCTCCGTTTCCACGATTTTCTCAGGAGCAGCACTTATCTGCTTTTGTTTTTTAGGATTTGATGCGGTAACCACAATGGCAGAGGAAACAGTTAATCCTCGTAAAACAATACCTAAAGCAATTTTTCTAATCGTTATTATTGCTGCAGTGTTATACATTTCTATCTCTTATTTAACACAACTAGCCTATCCTAACTTTATGTTTGAAAATGTTGATACAGCTTCTTTTGAGCTTATTCAAATGGTTGGTGGAAATCTATTAAGTGCTCTTTTTACAACCGTATTAATTGTGGCAACCTTTACTCAAGGAGTTTCATCCGTTACAAGTGTAACGAGGTTTTTATTTGCATTAGGGAGAGAGTCAATCTTGCCGAACAAAGTTTTTGGTTATTTACACCCTAAATATAAAACACCCGTGATTAACATTATCTTTGTGACAATCATTTCGTTTTTCTCCATAGCTATTGATTTAGATACAGCTGTAACATTTGTTAGCTTTGGTGCCCTTACGGCATTTACGTTCGTCAATTTATCTGTTATTTCACATTATTATGTAAAAAGTAAAATGCGGTCTGCTAAACAAACTTTTCTTTATCTCATTTTTCCTTTCGTAGGTGCTTGTTTTATTGGATGGTTATTAACTTTGTTAGAAGCACAAACACTCTTAATTGGAATTGCTTGGATTGTAATGGGATTTATTTACATTGGAATCCGAACAAGCATGTTTAAAAAGCCGATTTCTACTTTAAAGGAAGGAAAGGTAGCAATTGAAAATAGATAA